The following proteins come from a genomic window of Phycodurus eques isolate BA_2022a chromosome 9, UOR_Pequ_1.1, whole genome shotgun sequence:
- the LOC133407466 gene encoding tubulin alpha-1 chain-like: MPGDQVFGGDASSNTFFSETGSGKHVPRAVFVDLEPTVIDEVRTGTYRKLFHPNQLITGKEDAANNYARGHYTIGKEIIDLVADRIRKLADLCSGLQGFLVFHSFGGGTGSGFTSLLMERLSVDYGKKSKLEFSIYPAPRVSTAVVEPYNAILTTHTTLEHSDCAFMVDNEAIYDICHRNLDIERPTYTNLNRLISQIVSSITASLRFDGALNVDLTEFQTNLVPYPRIHFPLATYAPVISAEKAYHEQLSVSEITNSCFDPANQMVKCDPRHGKYMACCLLYRGDVVPKDVNAAINSIKNKRTIHFVDWCPTGFKVGINYQPPTAVPGGDLAKVQRAVCMLSNTTAIAEAWARLDHKFDLMYAKRAFVHWYVGEGMEEGEFTEAREDMAALEKDYEEVGADTVDDAPEDGEYF; this comes from the exons ATGCCCGGCGATCAGGTCTTCGGCGGCGACGCTTCCTCCAACACCTTCTTCAGCGAGACCGGGTCGGGGAAGCACGTCCCCAGGGCGGTTTTTGTGGACCTCGAGCCCACCGTCATCG ACGAGGTGCGCACCGGAACCTATCGCAAACTCTTCCATCCGAATCAGCTGATCACAGGTAAGGAGGATGCGGCCAACAACTACGCCCGCGGGCACTACACCATCGGCAAAGAGATCATCGACCTGGTCGCTGACAGGATACGCAAACTG GCCGACTTGTGTTCCGGCCTGCAGGGTTTCCTGGTGTTCCACAGCTTCGGCGGCGGCACCGGCTCGGGTTTCACCTCGCTGCTGATGGAGCGACTTTCCGTGGACTACGGCAAGAAATCCAAGTTGGAGTTCTCCATCTACCCGGCGCCCCGGGTGTCCACCGCCGTGGTGGAGCCCTACAACGCCATCCTGACCACGCACACCACGCTGGAGCACTCGGACTGCGCCTTCATGGTGGACAACGAGGCCATCTACGACATCTGCCACCGGAACCTGGACATTGAGCGTCCCACGTACACCAACCTGAACCGGCTGATCAGCCAGATCGTGTCGTCCATCACCGCCTCCTTGCGTTTTGACGGCGCCTTGAACGTGGACCTGACCGAGTTCCAAACCAACCTGGTGCCTTACCCGCGCATCCACTTCCCGCTGGCCACCTACGCCCCGGTGATCTCGGCCGAGAAGGCCTACCACGAGCAGCTGTCCGTGTCCGAGATCACCAACTCGTGCTTCGATCCCGCCAACCAGATGGTGAAGTGCGACCCGCGCCACGGTAAGTACATGGCCTGCTGCCTGCTGTACCGCGGCGACGTGGTGCCCAAGGACGTCAACGCCGCCATCAACTCCATCAAGAACAAGCGCACCATCCATTTCGTGGACTGGTGCCCCACCGGCTTCAAGGTGGGCATCAACTACCAGCCGCCCACCGCCGTGCCCGGAGGCGACCTGGCTAAAGTGCAGCGGGCCGTGTGCATGCTCAGCAACACCACCGCCATCGCGGAGGCCTGGGCCCGCCTGGACCACAAGTTCGACCTAATGTACGCCAAGCGCGCCTTCGTGCACTGGTACGTGGGCGAGGGCATGGAGGAGGGCGAGTTCACCGAGGCCCGCGAGGACATGGCGGCCCTGGAGAAGGACTACGAGGAGGTCGGCgccgacacggtggacgacgcCCCCGAAGACGgcgaatatttttaa